From the Pyrenophora tritici-repentis strain M4 chromosome 5, whole genome shotgun sequence genome, the window TTTTAAACCGTTTAAGCATCTCAGTAACGAGTTCGAGATGATGCCACTCAGTCGAAGATAAGCGGAGGCGTTTAAGATCCCGGAAATCAATCTCagccatttgattgttgtCTAGAGAGCTATCCAGGTGACTACCTGGCCTTAGCAAGATTTCTTGTTTAAGCCATTCATCAATATATTTTTGGATTTTGAGCGCGCGCTCTAACATGTCGTATGTTGAGTTCCATCGGGTTTTCACGTCGCGGATAACAGATAATCGCTCCTTTGGCGGTAGATGTTGTTGTACCGCAATAAACCGCTCAAAGCGTTGAGGTGATACGTCAATAGCGATACAAATCGCCCTTATCTAGTCTATTATTAGTATGTGATAAATGAATGTGTTAAAAGCGAAATACCTTGCGAAGGGAATTTGGGACTGAAATATGCGTCTCAATGTCCTGTATATGACGTCTCTGTAGGGTATCCCTTGCTCCTAACTCTGTAGTTGCTGCTAGCCGAAGGTGTCGGATAATATCCTGGACAACGAGGTTGATAATATGGGCAAGGCAAGGGATAGTGTTTTCTCTGGCACTCCACTGAATGTCGACTTCTTGGAGTTTAGACTGGAGAGTGCGAGCAAGTACGCTATTGTTACTAGCGTTATCACAAGTAATAGCTAGAAGCTGGGTTTTGGTCTTTGTATCCAGAAGAATATGCAGTACCTCGTCTGCCATAGAAGTACCGGTGTGCCTGCCGCGCATAGGGAGAAAGTCAAGTAGCTTTTCCTGAAGTTTCCAGTCTTTGTTAATGTAGTAACCCTTTACCGCAAGAAAGCAGAGGTGATTAGCTGCAGACCAGGCATCTAAGGCGATTGAGATCTTTGTTGATTTTCCAAGATCTCGAAGGATAGACCTTTTTGCTTCCTCATGTTGACTCTTGAATATCGTCTTGAATTTACAACGACTAATTATCACAGTATCTGGTCGAAGGAACCGAAGAAATCGATGGAAAGATGGTCGTTCAACTGTTCGGAATGACCAGTTGCTGTCGATTACTACCCGTACAAGCTCCTTTTCAAAGGTAGTAGTAGTGTAAGCTGGTATTGATGAAGTACTGTTTCTTTGTTGACGTTGGGATAGAGTAGAGGCCGATAAGTCTGCCTCATTATGAATAGGAGTAAGGACATTTCGACAGCTTTTTGTTTTAAGATGAGTAATAAGGTGCTTTGTCCCAATACCACCTAGATTTGGATGCTGGAGTGCAAGACTACAGTTGTAGCAGAACACGTAGGGGTGGCCAGTTCGAAGCTCAGCAGCTTCTCCAAATCGTAACCA encodes:
- a CDS encoding Dimer-Tnp-hAT domain containing protein gives rise to the protein MRQTYRPLLYPNVNKETELVRVVIDSNWSFRTVERPSFHRFLRFLRPDTVIISRCKFKTIFKSQHEEAKRSILRDLGKSTKISIALDAWSAANHLCFLAVKGYYINKDWKLQEKLLDFLPMRGRHTGTSMADEVLHILLDTKTKTQLLAITCDNASNNSVLARTLQSKLQEVDIQWSARENTIPCLAHIINLVVQDIIRHLRLAATTELGARDTLQRRHIQDIETHISVPNSLRKIRAICIAIDVSPQRFERFIAVQQHLPPKERLSVIRDVKTRWNSTYDMLERALKIQKYIDEWLKQEILLRPGSHLDSSLDNNQMAEIDFRDLKRLRLSSTEWHHLELVTEMLKRFKTATSFLSQNEKPQIQYIWLMYNRLFDFLDKMSEDLDEDEENQDDREWLDVVRAAADRGRLKLSKYYSKTDAERGFLFNCATILDPTQKLTAYEDDSWEPQYKHLYRGQFLAYLDRYDNTDGRGSTPGSSIVKRRSLGNEWFRKPAPPPTSALNSFSSQNSSLVESDKTTGPTRQEGESYLSTACVMTDDSFDILEWWKTNEPTYPRLSQVAKDILAIPIAQVGVERVFNVAKDVIGSRRHRLSARTIQQIMVLKDTISQEEEQGLDYLVAQLGEDGEPIDEVNDLFELPASLEHTFDIDEENQTTEEESEEEVQEERQLPPRKRQRPQRYRDN